A single genomic interval of Streptomyces sp. BA2 harbors:
- a CDS encoding sensor histidine kinase: MSPTSPARRLRLGLPRRVFSQVLLMQLAIAAGVAVLATGLFLAPLSDQLDDQAMRRALAIAQTTAAQPQIADDLSSSKPTVDGPVQAEAERIRRASGAEYVVIMNKDGVRWSHTDRDEIGRVVSTDPSDALAGGEVMEIDDGTLGRSARGKVPLRDIDGDIVGAVSVGIEYDSVRARLIHAIPGLFAYAGGALAVGALAAYLISRRVQRQTRDLAFSDISALLAEREAMLHSIREGVVALDRAGRVRLLNDEAQRLLGLGAEAIGQPLDTALGPGRTTDVLAGRVTGTDLLTVRGQRVLVANRMPTDDGGAVATLRDRTELEQLGRELDSTRGLIDALRAQDHEHANRMHTLLGLLELEMYEEAAEFVGEVAGAHRVTAEQITEKIGDPLLAALLVGKATVAAERGVVLAVPRDTALPDRLIDPGGLVTIVGNLVDNALDAAAGTLHARVEVDLRTEGRAVVLRVSDTGPGVPPEQRETIFTEGWSTKEPPAHGKRGIGLALVRRLAERQGGSARADASPEGGAEFTVILPEALAQPELAPTSDLAPTEETR; this comes from the coding sequence ATGAGCCCGACCTCCCCTGCGCGACGACTCCGCCTCGGCCTGCCGCGGCGCGTCTTCTCGCAGGTGCTGCTGATGCAGCTGGCGATCGCCGCGGGGGTCGCCGTGCTCGCCACGGGGCTCTTCCTCGCGCCGCTCAGCGATCAGCTGGACGATCAGGCGATGCGCCGTGCGCTCGCCATCGCGCAGACCACGGCCGCCCAACCACAGATCGCCGACGACCTGAGCTCATCGAAGCCGACCGTCGACGGGCCCGTGCAGGCGGAAGCGGAACGGATCCGGCGCGCCAGCGGCGCCGAGTACGTCGTGATCATGAACAAGGACGGTGTGCGCTGGTCCCACACGGACCGCGACGAGATCGGCCGGGTCGTGTCCACCGACCCGAGCGACGCGCTCGCCGGTGGCGAGGTCATGGAAATCGACGACGGCACTCTGGGCCGCTCTGCCCGCGGCAAGGTACCGCTGCGGGACATCGACGGGGACATCGTGGGCGCCGTCTCCGTAGGCATCGAGTACGACAGCGTCCGCGCCCGCCTCATCCACGCGATCCCCGGGCTCTTCGCCTACGCGGGCGGGGCCCTCGCCGTCGGCGCCCTCGCCGCCTATCTGATCTCGCGCAGGGTGCAGCGGCAGACCCGTGATCTGGCCTTCTCCGATATCTCGGCGCTCCTTGCGGAACGCGAGGCCATGCTGCACAGCATCCGCGAAGGCGTGGTGGCCCTGGACCGCGCGGGGCGCGTCCGGCTCCTCAACGACGAGGCCCAGCGCCTCCTCGGCCTCGGAGCGGAAGCCATCGGGCAACCGCTCGACACCGCGCTCGGCCCGGGACGTACGACCGACGTGCTCGCCGGACGGGTCACCGGCACCGACCTCCTGACCGTCCGCGGCCAGCGCGTCCTGGTCGCCAACCGCATGCCCACGGACGACGGAGGCGCCGTCGCCACCCTGCGCGACCGCACCGAACTTGAGCAGCTGGGCCGCGAACTGGACTCCACCCGCGGCCTCATCGACGCCCTGCGCGCCCAGGACCACGAACACGCCAACCGCATGCACACACTGCTCGGCCTCCTGGAGCTTGAGATGTACGAGGAGGCGGCGGAGTTCGTCGGCGAGGTGGCGGGCGCGCACCGGGTCACCGCCGAGCAGATCACGGAGAAGATCGGCGATCCGCTGCTCGCCGCGCTCCTGGTGGGCAAGGCCACGGTCGCCGCGGAGCGCGGGGTCGTCCTCGCCGTCCCGCGCGACACCGCGCTGCCCGACCGCCTGATCGACCCGGGCGGCCTGGTCACCATCGTCGGCAATCTCGTCGACAACGCGCTCGACGCGGCGGCGGGCACCCTCCACGCGCGCGTGGAGGTCGACCTGCGCACCGAGGGACGCGCCGTCGTCCTGCGGGTGAGCGACACAGGGCCTGGCGTACCGCCCGAGCAACGCGAGACGATCTTCACCGAGGGCTGGTCCACCAAGGAGCCTCCGGCGCACGGCAAGCGCGGCATCGGGCTCGCCCTGGTCCGCAGGCTCGCCGAGCGGCAGGGCGGCAGCGCACGGGCCGACGCTTCCCCCGAAGGGGGCGCCGAGTTCACCGTCATCCTGCCCGAAGCCCTCGCCCAGCCGGAACTGGCCCCCACGTCCGATCTGGCCCCCACGGAGGAGACACGATGA
- a CDS encoding response regulator, which produces MIEVLVVDDDVRVADVNAAYVAKVPGFRVAAKAHSAAEALRLVEELPVDLVLLDHYLPDETGLAVVRTLRERGHQTDVIMVTAARDVATVQAAMRHGALQYLVKPFSYAGLRAKLDAYATLRRTLDGGGEAEQAEVDRIFGALSATPAPELPKGHSPTTAELVRRALMGAEGPLSAQELADRTRLSRQTAQRYLKLLERSGRVRLSLKYGDTGRPEHRYEWASSVS; this is translated from the coding sequence ATGATCGAGGTGCTCGTCGTGGACGACGACGTCCGGGTCGCGGACGTCAACGCCGCCTATGTGGCGAAGGTCCCCGGCTTCCGAGTGGCCGCCAAGGCCCACAGCGCGGCCGAGGCGCTGCGGCTCGTCGAGGAGCTCCCCGTCGACCTGGTGCTCCTCGACCACTACCTGCCGGACGAGACGGGTCTCGCGGTGGTCCGTACGCTGCGGGAGCGCGGCCACCAGACCGACGTGATCATGGTGACCGCCGCGCGCGACGTCGCCACCGTTCAGGCCGCGATGCGCCACGGCGCCCTGCAGTACCTGGTCAAGCCGTTCTCCTACGCGGGACTTCGCGCGAAGCTCGACGCGTACGCGACCTTGCGCCGCACGCTGGACGGCGGGGGCGAGGCCGAACAGGCCGAGGTCGACCGCATCTTCGGCGCGCTCTCGGCGACACCGGCACCGGAGCTGCCCAAAGGGCACTCCCCCACCACGGCCGAGCTGGTCCGCAGGGCCTTGATGGGCGCGGAAGGGCCACTGTCCGCGCAGGAGTTGGCCGACCGCACCCGGCTGAGCCGTCAGACGGCCCAGCGCTATCTGAAGCTCCTGGAGCGCTCGGGCCGGGTCCGGCTCAGCCTCAAGTACGGTGACACGGGCCGCCCGGAGCACCGCTACGAATGGGCGTCCAGCGTCTCCTGA